A DNA window from Hordeum vulgare subsp. vulgare chromosome 1H, MorexV3_pseudomolecules_assembly, whole genome shotgun sequence contains the following coding sequences:
- the LOC123443048 gene encoding dual specificity protein phosphatase PHS1-like isoform X1 codes for MEQGAARQDEAHAEREAPPVPFPRENVERDLKLPSRVVSLFFGGDISTTAQSFEKWVSLVRLRSGTFRPSGFPRRNSRIEVMPSGSFSLFGSADLREEVVKAEAASREKNPTFDQPPEISLWERLGNASALDIESSGFSWNLLSSLHHTEHSSSSEHSEDEMTKALEMTVNSGGVVFFALFSALGNNGLQKEEAAVIKFAASKMATQAELLGYEFARLLGVQTPQARVVHNSSLEWQEIKHAAEKAREIAVSNNDEIGEMTCSELLEALELSRCLLLMSYIHGSPLLESPKAFSSRQAACVTSSSLGRVLMLDLILRNEDRLPCRQLGWRGNPANLMISDRSSLPSMDIFEESKTGSSNPLLSNIFQKEKRFHSANGRLDSLEMDLMSQKAEALKSVQENAESMSGTFHIVAIDTGVPRRPPAGRRVKDHERYPKVVELILNNSEHSSNILYEISGGKLGIPGPIEAITSSDSCCSLSDEDNAAAIHEFRVAFRAALRDLEGFHLFLLQLYQKLDGVLRVFSSIITKSSEESDHNDIGISDFPSPGSSYSTPCPPNRHVNSEPHSDSGTQKSATKTSSAGSRGSSDSPMSRDSWSGKHLKGTADAPRSRMTMRLRDFYKTPKVDVGPELLKEIEQWNEVFKTDVIRFCQENNFHSGFFDGTENNMAADAYELKVRLEHIIERTSLVSDAANTERPSLVVNNLFIGGALAARSKYTLQHLGITHILCLCSNEIGQSDTQFPDLFQYKNFSISDDDDANISDLFEEASDFIDQVDRVGGKILIHCFEGKSRSATVVLAYLMLRKGFTLAKAWNLLKKVHRRAQPNDGFAKALLALDRKLHGKASMDWQQKRPEMKVCPICGKNVGLSTSSLKLHLQKAHRRLSQGSVDSAMTMEIQKSIESLRISRGGSLSPSQKLAKAFANELSF; via the exons ATGGAACAGGGGGCAGCGCGGCAAGACGAGGCACACGCGGAGCGGGAGGCGCCGCCGGTCCCTTTCCCCAGG GAAAACGTGGAGAGAGATCTGAAGCTACCCTCACGT GTGGTTTCTTTGTTCTTTGGCGGTGATATCTCAACAACAGCACAGTCATTCGAGAAATGGGTGTCACTGGTACGTTTGCGGAGCGGGACATTTCGCCCATCTGGGTTCCCACGTCGCAATTCAAGGATTGAAGTGATGCCAAGTGGAAGCTTCTCACTTTTTGGCAGCGCAGACTTAAG GGAGGAAGTGGTTAAAGCAGAAGCAGCGAGCAGAGAAAAGAATCCTACATTTGATCAGCCTCCTGAAATAAGCTTGTGGGAGAGGCTTGGGAATGCTTCTGCATTGGACATTGAGTCATCTGGCTTTTCATGGAATCTGCTGTCATCTCTGCACCATACAGAACACAGTAGTAGTTCAGAACACTCTGAAGATGAAATGACTAAAGCTCTTGAG ATGACTGTGAACTCCGGTGGCGTTGTGTTCTTTGCTCTATTTAGTGCTTTAGGTAACAATGGCTTACAAAAAGAAGAAGCAGCTGTTATAAAGTTTGCAGCATCAAAGATGGCAACACAGGCAGAACTTTTGGGATATGAATTTGCACGGTTGCTTGGAGTCCAGACACCACAA GCTAGGGTAGTGCATAATTCTAGCCTGGAGTGGCAGGAGATAAAACATGCTGCAGAAAAAGCACGAGAAATAGCGGTTTCAAATAATGATGAGATTGGTGAGATGACTTGCTCAGAGTTGTTGGAAGCTCTTGAGCTAAGCCGATGTCTTCTTCTAATGAG TTATATTCATGGCTCACCCCTGCTAGAGAGTCCAAAGGCATTCAGTTCACGGCAAGCTGCGTGTGTTACTTCTTCATCCCTTGGAAGGGTCTTGATGCTAGATCTGATACTCAGGAATGAGGATAGGCTCCCATGCCGCCAGCTTGGTTGGCGTGGCAATCCGGCGAACTTGATGATTTCAGATAGGTCATCATTGCCCAGTATGGACATATTTGAGGAGTCTAAGACGGGAAGCTCCAATCCACTGCTTTCTAATATTTTCCAAAAAGAAAAACGGTTCCACTCTGCAAATGGAAGATTAGATTCTCTGGAGATGGACCTCATGTCACAAAAAGCAGAGGCATTGAAAAGTGTACAAGAAAATGCTGAAAGTATGAGCGGGACTTTCCACATTGTAGCAATTGACACCGGGGTGCCCCGTCGCCCACCTGCAGGGAGACGTGTCAAAGATCATGAACGGTATCCCAAAGTTGTAGAGCTCATTTTGAATAACTCGGAACACTCCTCGAATATCTTATATGAAATTTCCGGTGGTAAGCTTGGGATTCCTGGACCTATTGAGGCAATCACTTCCAGTGATTCTTGTTGCTCTCTTTCTGATGAAGACAATGCTGCTGCGATTCACGAATTCCGAGTGGCATTTCGTGCAGCTCTTAGGGATCTGGAGGGTTTTCATCTATTTCTTCTCCAGCTATACCAAAAATTGGATGGTGTTCTGCGAGTTTTCTCGTCCATTATTACTAAAAGCTCCGAGGAATCTGACCATAATGATATTGGAATTTCTGATTTCCCATCTCCTGGATCCAGCTACAGTACTCCTTGTCCACCTAATAGGCACGTGAACAGTGAGCCTCATAGTGACTCTGGAACGCAAAAAAGTGCCACAAAGACATCTTCTGCGGGATCCCGTGGAAGCTCAGATTCTCCTATGTCCAGGGACAGTTGGAGCGGTAAACACTTGAAGGGGACTGCAGATGCTCCCCGAAGTAGAATGACAATGAGACTTCGTGATTTTTACAAGACTCCGAAG GTCGATGTCGGTCCTGAATTGCTCAAGGAGATAGAACAATGGAATGAAGTGTTTAAGACCGACGTGATCAGATTTTGTCAGGAGAACAATTTTCATTCTGGATTCTTTGATGGAACTGAGAACAACATGGCGGCAGATGCCTACGAGTTAAAG gtGCGCCTTGAACACATCATTGAAAGGACATCGCTGGTCTCTGATGCTGCAAATACTGAGCGACCGTCTCTCGTGGTCAACAACTTATTTATAGGTGGGGCTCTCGCTGCAAGGTCTAAATACACCCTCCAGCATTTGGGCATTACCCATATACTATGTTTGTGTTCGAACGAGATCGGTCAATCTGATACTCAATTTCCCGATCTTTTTCAGTACAAGAACTTTTCA attagtgatgatgatgatgcgaaCATCAGCGATCTTTTCGAAGAAGCATCAGATTTTATCGACCAGGTGGACCGTGTCGGGGGTAAGATCCTCATTCATTGCTTTGAAGGGAAAAGTCGGAGCGCCACGGTCGTCCTTGCCTACTTGATGCTCAGAAA GGGCTTCACGCTTGCGAAGGCCTGGAACTTACTGAAGAAAGTACACCGTCGCGCGCAACCGAACGACGGTTTCGCCAAGGCCCTGCTAGCTCTAGACAGGAAGCTGCACGGCAAGGCGTCGATGGACTGGCAGCAGAAGCGGCCTGAGATGAAGGTGTGCCCGATATGCGGCAAGAACGTGGGGCTGAGCACCAGCTCGCTGAAGCTTCACCTGCAGAAGGCGCACAGGCGGCTGTCGCAGGGCAGCGTGGACAGCGCCATGACCATGGAGATCCAGAAGTCGATCGAGTCGCTCCGGATCAGCCGCGGCGGGAGCCTCAGCCCTTCCCAGAAGCTGGCCAAGGCGTTCGCCAACGAGCTCAGCTTCTGA
- the LOC123443058 gene encoding dirigent protein 2-like, which translates to MAAPHRASPAQPLPFLAPLVALLFLAAATTTAAAAADGVPASNGGMTHLHFYFHEIYTAGPNGTTAAVASPPAGAGGSSFGFGSVSVVDDMLREGADPASRLIGRAQGLTAAASLSEGAITTLLNFVFTDGPYNGSTLALFGRAVLGSVMERPIVGGTGAFRMARGYTHSRMVKSADPDNLLVLEYDAYVLH; encoded by the coding sequence ATGGCGGCGCCTCATCGTGCAAGCCCAGCCCAGCCGCTACCATTTCTGGCGCCGCTCGTCGCCCTACTCTTCCTCGCGGCGGCGACCACCACGGCAGCCGCGGCCGCAGACGGTGTCCCCGCCAGCAACGGCGGCATGACGCACCTCCACTTCTACTTCCACGAGATATACACCGCCGGGCCGAAcggcacgacggcggcggtggcgtcccCGCCGGCGGGCGCCGGCGGCTCGTCCTTCGGGTTCGGCTCCGTGAGCGTGGTCGACGACATGCTCCGCGAGGGCGCCGACCCGGCGTCCCGCCTCATCGGCCGCGCGCAGGGGCTCACCGCCGCGGCCTCGCTCTCGGAGGGCGCCATCACGACGCTGCTCAACTTCGTCTTCACGGACGGGCCGTACAACGGCAGCACGCTGGCGCTGTTCGGCCGCGCGGTGCTGGGCTCGGTCATGGAGCGGCCGATCGTCGGCGGCACCGGCGCGTTCCGGATGGCGCGCGGGTACACGCACAGCCGGATGGTCAAGTCCGCGGACCCCGAcaacctgctcgtcctcgagtacgacGCCTACGTCCTCCACTAG
- the LOC123443048 gene encoding dual specificity protein phosphatase PHS1-like isoform X2, with translation MEQGAARQDEAHAEREAPPVPFPRVVSLFFGGDISTTAQSFEKWVSLVRLRSGTFRPSGFPRRNSRIEVMPSGSFSLFGSADLREEVVKAEAASREKNPTFDQPPEISLWERLGNASALDIESSGFSWNLLSSLHHTEHSSSSEHSEDEMTKALEMTVNSGGVVFFALFSALGNNGLQKEEAAVIKFAASKMATQAELLGYEFARLLGVQTPQARVVHNSSLEWQEIKHAAEKAREIAVSNNDEIGEMTCSELLEALELSRCLLLMSYIHGSPLLESPKAFSSRQAACVTSSSLGRVLMLDLILRNEDRLPCRQLGWRGNPANLMISDRSSLPSMDIFEESKTGSSNPLLSNIFQKEKRFHSANGRLDSLEMDLMSQKAEALKSVQENAESMSGTFHIVAIDTGVPRRPPAGRRVKDHERYPKVVELILNNSEHSSNILYEISGGKLGIPGPIEAITSSDSCCSLSDEDNAAAIHEFRVAFRAALRDLEGFHLFLLQLYQKLDGVLRVFSSIITKSSEESDHNDIGISDFPSPGSSYSTPCPPNRHVNSEPHSDSGTQKSATKTSSAGSRGSSDSPMSRDSWSGKHLKGTADAPRSRMTMRLRDFYKTPKVDVGPELLKEIEQWNEVFKTDVIRFCQENNFHSGFFDGTENNMAADAYELKVRLEHIIERTSLVSDAANTERPSLVVNNLFIGGALAARSKYTLQHLGITHILCLCSNEIGQSDTQFPDLFQYKNFSISDDDDANISDLFEEASDFIDQVDRVGGKILIHCFEGKSRSATVVLAYLMLRKGFTLAKAWNLLKKVHRRAQPNDGFAKALLALDRKLHGKASMDWQQKRPEMKVCPICGKNVGLSTSSLKLHLQKAHRRLSQGSVDSAMTMEIQKSIESLRISRGGSLSPSQKLAKAFANELSF, from the exons ATGGAACAGGGGGCAGCGCGGCAAGACGAGGCACACGCGGAGCGGGAGGCGCCGCCGGTCCCTTTCCCCAGG GTGGTTTCTTTGTTCTTTGGCGGTGATATCTCAACAACAGCACAGTCATTCGAGAAATGGGTGTCACTGGTACGTTTGCGGAGCGGGACATTTCGCCCATCTGGGTTCCCACGTCGCAATTCAAGGATTGAAGTGATGCCAAGTGGAAGCTTCTCACTTTTTGGCAGCGCAGACTTAAG GGAGGAAGTGGTTAAAGCAGAAGCAGCGAGCAGAGAAAAGAATCCTACATTTGATCAGCCTCCTGAAATAAGCTTGTGGGAGAGGCTTGGGAATGCTTCTGCATTGGACATTGAGTCATCTGGCTTTTCATGGAATCTGCTGTCATCTCTGCACCATACAGAACACAGTAGTAGTTCAGAACACTCTGAAGATGAAATGACTAAAGCTCTTGAG ATGACTGTGAACTCCGGTGGCGTTGTGTTCTTTGCTCTATTTAGTGCTTTAGGTAACAATGGCTTACAAAAAGAAGAAGCAGCTGTTATAAAGTTTGCAGCATCAAAGATGGCAACACAGGCAGAACTTTTGGGATATGAATTTGCACGGTTGCTTGGAGTCCAGACACCACAA GCTAGGGTAGTGCATAATTCTAGCCTGGAGTGGCAGGAGATAAAACATGCTGCAGAAAAAGCACGAGAAATAGCGGTTTCAAATAATGATGAGATTGGTGAGATGACTTGCTCAGAGTTGTTGGAAGCTCTTGAGCTAAGCCGATGTCTTCTTCTAATGAG TTATATTCATGGCTCACCCCTGCTAGAGAGTCCAAAGGCATTCAGTTCACGGCAAGCTGCGTGTGTTACTTCTTCATCCCTTGGAAGGGTCTTGATGCTAGATCTGATACTCAGGAATGAGGATAGGCTCCCATGCCGCCAGCTTGGTTGGCGTGGCAATCCGGCGAACTTGATGATTTCAGATAGGTCATCATTGCCCAGTATGGACATATTTGAGGAGTCTAAGACGGGAAGCTCCAATCCACTGCTTTCTAATATTTTCCAAAAAGAAAAACGGTTCCACTCTGCAAATGGAAGATTAGATTCTCTGGAGATGGACCTCATGTCACAAAAAGCAGAGGCATTGAAAAGTGTACAAGAAAATGCTGAAAGTATGAGCGGGACTTTCCACATTGTAGCAATTGACACCGGGGTGCCCCGTCGCCCACCTGCAGGGAGACGTGTCAAAGATCATGAACGGTATCCCAAAGTTGTAGAGCTCATTTTGAATAACTCGGAACACTCCTCGAATATCTTATATGAAATTTCCGGTGGTAAGCTTGGGATTCCTGGACCTATTGAGGCAATCACTTCCAGTGATTCTTGTTGCTCTCTTTCTGATGAAGACAATGCTGCTGCGATTCACGAATTCCGAGTGGCATTTCGTGCAGCTCTTAGGGATCTGGAGGGTTTTCATCTATTTCTTCTCCAGCTATACCAAAAATTGGATGGTGTTCTGCGAGTTTTCTCGTCCATTATTACTAAAAGCTCCGAGGAATCTGACCATAATGATATTGGAATTTCTGATTTCCCATCTCCTGGATCCAGCTACAGTACTCCTTGTCCACCTAATAGGCACGTGAACAGTGAGCCTCATAGTGACTCTGGAACGCAAAAAAGTGCCACAAAGACATCTTCTGCGGGATCCCGTGGAAGCTCAGATTCTCCTATGTCCAGGGACAGTTGGAGCGGTAAACACTTGAAGGGGACTGCAGATGCTCCCCGAAGTAGAATGACAATGAGACTTCGTGATTTTTACAAGACTCCGAAG GTCGATGTCGGTCCTGAATTGCTCAAGGAGATAGAACAATGGAATGAAGTGTTTAAGACCGACGTGATCAGATTTTGTCAGGAGAACAATTTTCATTCTGGATTCTTTGATGGAACTGAGAACAACATGGCGGCAGATGCCTACGAGTTAAAG gtGCGCCTTGAACACATCATTGAAAGGACATCGCTGGTCTCTGATGCTGCAAATACTGAGCGACCGTCTCTCGTGGTCAACAACTTATTTATAGGTGGGGCTCTCGCTGCAAGGTCTAAATACACCCTCCAGCATTTGGGCATTACCCATATACTATGTTTGTGTTCGAACGAGATCGGTCAATCTGATACTCAATTTCCCGATCTTTTTCAGTACAAGAACTTTTCA attagtgatgatgatgatgcgaaCATCAGCGATCTTTTCGAAGAAGCATCAGATTTTATCGACCAGGTGGACCGTGTCGGGGGTAAGATCCTCATTCATTGCTTTGAAGGGAAAAGTCGGAGCGCCACGGTCGTCCTTGCCTACTTGATGCTCAGAAA GGGCTTCACGCTTGCGAAGGCCTGGAACTTACTGAAGAAAGTACACCGTCGCGCGCAACCGAACGACGGTTTCGCCAAGGCCCTGCTAGCTCTAGACAGGAAGCTGCACGGCAAGGCGTCGATGGACTGGCAGCAGAAGCGGCCTGAGATGAAGGTGTGCCCGATATGCGGCAAGAACGTGGGGCTGAGCACCAGCTCGCTGAAGCTTCACCTGCAGAAGGCGCACAGGCGGCTGTCGCAGGGCAGCGTGGACAGCGCCATGACCATGGAGATCCAGAAGTCGATCGAGTCGCTCCGGATCAGCCGCGGCGGGAGCCTCAGCCCTTCCCAGAAGCTGGCCAAGGCGTTCGCCAACGAGCTCAGCTTCTGA